The region CAGCGAGGTCATGGCGCCGATGGCAGCAACAGCAACGAGGGCAGCGATCAGGCCGTATTCGATCGCGGTTGCACCTTCGTTGTTGGCGAGCAGGTCACGGAAAAGCTTCATGTTCGGTCTCCTAGAGGTGGTGCTTCATTCTTCCCGTCCCGCCCCATTTTGTCCCCGGAGCGAGCATTCGTAGTATTACCTACAAAAAACTAAGGATTGGTTAATCCGAATTCGTTCTTTGGTCGGTATTCGCGTCTACAGTGACGTACAGGTTATACAGAGCTTCGGAGAAGTTCTTCATGCCAAAGGTGGCAGCAAGTCCGATCAACGAGATAAGTAAACCGTATTCGACAGCCGTAGCGCCGCTATGGTTACGGAAAATTTTCAGAAGAAGGGTCTTCATTTCCGTTTCCATGGTTGCGGCGTAGGTTGGTCTACGTTGGCA is a window of Novosphingobium sp. THN1 DNA encoding:
- a CDS encoding Flp family type IVb pilin, yielding MKLFRDLLANNEGATAIEYGLIAALVAVAAIGAMTSLGASLSNTFTDVSNDMNTADQAN
- a CDS encoding Flp family type IVb pilin, which produces METEMKTLLLKIFRNHSGATAVEYGLLISLIGLAATFGMKNFSEALYNLYVTVDANTDQRTNSD